The Rosa chinensis cultivar Old Blush chromosome 7, RchiOBHm-V2, whole genome shotgun sequence DNA segment CGTTCTAGCTCAGAGACTAATTTATTCCTAAATAGATAGATTGTGCTCTTGCTATGAAACTTGTTCAAAGATTAGCAAATAACCCAAAAAAGTAATCATCTTTTAACCAAGTATCTCTTGATTGCCAAATCATTAGTCATGAAGCTCACAAACTTCAACATACTGAGTAGCGGAACCAGGATCCGAGacttgtctaggctaattagaagtacactaatttttttttatttttttaggtgGAATCATGTTTGATTGTTCGGTCCAAATTGAGAATCTTTCGATAGGTTTTTACCCCCCAATTGTTCTACTCATGCTCACTTGCAGACAATCAGTACATAATTGTACTGGCCTTCAAAATCTGGGAACATTTATGTTTCCCCTCCTAATTCATCTTGATTCTAGTTCCTACTTACCAATTCCAAAGATTGTACATATATACTCCTTTCAAGAAAAGTCACAAACCTTGCTATGAGCTTTAAACCAGGACTCTCGGTCGAATTGCGGATTATCAGGATTCACAGGGTCGCCATAAAAGAAATCGGGAACCACCACGAAAAATCCAGCTGCAGCAACTTTATCCGCAGGTTTCCTTTTTCAAAAGACAATGTGAAGTAGTAAGTAATGGATACAGTGCATTACTGAACTCAAAGTTGTATGGTAAACTTGGAATAAGACCCCAAGTGACCATCTTGATACCAAATTTCTCAAAACGAACATACTTGCATCATTCAAACATTTACCTTATTCTCAGATTTCCAGAGAAAGACTGACCATTTTATTGATTACTAGAGTAGAGAAAAAGAAGGCATGGCATTGAATAAGAAAAAGGACGGAGGAATCACAATGTAGAATTGAAGAAAAGATAACCGTACcttaaaccaaagaaaagaattggatcagcaaagaaaagaaatcaacaACAAACCCATTTAACCCATTAAACCAATCAAGAGAGAATTGATCAGGAACACTAATTCCATCAACAAACCCattaaacccagaaatcaagagagtttttttttttctttgggctggtCTGGGCTGAAGGTAGATATAAGCCCTAGAGAGACAGATGAGAGATAGATAGAGAAAGAGGAggagatagatagatagatagataccTGGAGCCTTAGTTTACTGCTGGAGCTTGGAGAcggagaggagaagaagaagaagaagaagaaagacacGGCgctttattctctctctccccttcttttcttctctgttGGGCCTGATTTTAATTTACGCACTAGCTCAATAACATCCCAACACTTAGCTCGTTAAACTCGAATCAAAAGATCTAGGTTATGCGGGGTCGTGGTATTATTATTTAGGTTATGCGGGCACGTACGGAGTCAAAACTGTCACGCATACGTTAATTATAGCAAGAGAAAGACACAACGGTAGTGGTTCTCTGGCTGTAGAAATATGATCGGACGACAGAGATCAGATCAGGTCGGGTCGAGTATGAACTTACAAATGGGCTAGTTAAATGTGTCGATAGCTAGTTGGGCATATGCGGTGTAGAAACATTACAGTTAAATTTTGAAATACACACACTCTACAAATACAGCTTCCAGGTTTCTCATCAACGTGAGTTTCCAAATTGTTGTAGGTCACTTTCTTCAATATCCAAATTGAATTGATAGGCATTGTATCTATTATTGCAGTTTGGCCTGGAACAACAAACAAATCCACTCCAAACCACATGCTTTCTGGATGAATCACTGATTGCTGGACTTGGAGCCAGATGTAGCTGCGCCTCTGCTTGCCTTCACATAAGAAACGTAGTCGCTGTGGTGCATTGTATATAATGAGCTCTGGTAGCGGGTCAATCGTATACGCTTCCGAAGTGACTCGGTGATGGTACCAGTATACCCTGCTTTCCGCATCAATGAGTCAATTGCTTCTATTTGAGTCCAACCTGAAAACCAAAAGGGCACCAGAATAAGAGACTATAATTTAGTCAAACTTTATGGCTGTAAAACTTTTGGCTTGATGGTCAAGTAAACCTTAAACATAATGAACAAGCCCCTAATGGGACCTAGATGAAATTATTGAAACACAAGATGTTTGCAAGCAGATTTTATCATCGTATTTCACTTTTTGCTGCAAAACATGGCAGAAATAGGTATATACTTCGGAGTTTGGATTACTGTGGACAAAAACATTAAAACTGGGGAGATAACTACAAGTGACCCATGAACACCAAATAATTGACCAAGCCTGATCTTAATCTGCAGGTATGACGACTTGGGTTTATCGTAAATAATGGATTTATATATTGCCATGAAAGAGTGGTAGTAGGATCATAGCCCTGATCTTAATAAGCATAGGATGAATTACCTTCATGCGCAGCAACCTCAGGCAAGTATGTTGCATTGCGCCTTGTACCATAGCCCGGATCAGTAAACTCAATGAttataccatgcttcccaaccTGAAACAATTATTCACCGTAACCATTAAGCACAAGCCCTTGATACTTTCTCCAGTGTATACTAAAAACAACATCTGCATTCTATATAAGAATACAAAGTTAATCTAAATTATCAATCCTGTAGTACTTCATTTAATAATAGATTAGTATGTGAACCAACATAAGCAATCGCTATCACCTAAACTTACTATTATCCATATAATGCCTACTGTTTTGACAGTAGATAAGAGTGGacgaaacttttttttttcccctcatcTCATCTAATCTAGAGATTTTATTCTcacaataaattaaaaaaataaccaGAGACTTTTTGTAATTATAATGGCTTACGCATCGGGTATATTTTGCACAGCACATTATTAAGATTGGATATCTATTGTTGGGACAAGTAAGAGTAAGCAGATCACTTGTGCATACAGTGAATTACTGCAAATTGCAAGTTACATACACAGAATGACCTAACAAACTTCCCATAATGATTAAGTTACTCTCCCTGCTGTTACATTTTGCACAGCAGTATTTGGGATACAACAGATACTAGGTTATTGGTGCATGCAGTGAATTACTGCAGACAATAAGATAGAAACATAGGATCCTAACATATCCCAGTGTGAATAACATACCTCCCAATCAAGGTAGTCATCAGCAGTTTCATAATCAGTCAAAATGGAAACTGTACATTCCAAATATGGTAATTCCTTAGCTTGTATTGGGGGAAACCTGCGGTCCCTCAAAGCACTGGAGGACATTCCAAACAATAAATAATCATTACagattgaacaaaaaaaaaagaataaaagaaaagaaatctgaTAAGAAGTTCACATTTAACCTCAGATAGAACAGGAGTTAAAACTGGGTAAATGAGCAGGAACTACATGGATCTCCCAcacacaaaaaaattaaattaaattaaataccCAGTCAATTCTTTCACTTGATTGTATAGCTGTTTTAACTTACGAACGAATGGTGCCGCTAAGGTATTGGCCTATGTCGTACCCACAAGTATAAGTCCTTAATTACATAATTCTATAAATTTCTAGAAGAAAAGCAGGCAAAAAATTGCATTTTCAGATGTCATCACAACTCTCTTCTCCTGAGACTCTGTTTTAATTTTAACTTCTACTTAATAATCAAAGAACAACAGAGTCAACCCAGGCCATATGTTTCTTACAATGAAAATTGTGGGGAAAGAATGTAGAACAAGGTCTTAGAAATATTATTCAGCAatcatcaaatttcaaatcaatATTCTGTATGTCCAAGGCAGATGCCAGATCTGTTATTGTAAACTTGCTGAGTGGAATTAGAGAAAGATATCTAAATGTAGCTATGACTGCCTAAAAGTAATAAAGTCAGATAAAGAGAACATGAAAACATATTATCGCATGTACAATTGCAAGCCGGCATGAATCGATACAAAGTACAAGATTCATGATAATACCTGTTTAGAGTATAGTCCTTGAATCCATTAACCAAGCCACGAGGTTCTAGTGTTCCAATACATCCACGCAAACGAGGCTCACTACCATTCACCATTTTCTTCCAAGTAACAAACAATGGACTGAGACAAAGCATTTAATATTAGAACATACTCAAGGTCCTCTTTGGAGATAGAAAACCAATGTGTGTCAACCTTCAGATCAGATATCAACAATTAAGATGCATGTCACCCGCTCTCATCTACTCTAACCCCACTCTAATAAAGTCCTCGAGTTTGTTCTCAACTTAAAGTCTTCATAAAAAAATGATATAGGCATACAAACAACTTTTGAAATAATTTATAAACCATGAAACAAGACGTTTCCAGAAAACATACGTGAAACAACATTGCTGGTTACTTGTCATACATAGCTCACAAAAGACAATGAATCATATGAATATCATATTGTCAGATAATATGGAGAGGATGTCCTAGTTAGGCTAAGAGCAGATGCATCTCACCTCCATATAAGCTGAAGCAATggttccttaaaaaaaaaaaaaaactaaataaggCACAGAAGGACATAGCGTTGTTGGTAACTGCACCTCTCTTCTAAGGAGGATGAGGCAAGCATTAATCTTATGGCCATTCCTCAACAGAGAGAAATCTGATCAGCAACTAATTCAAAACATCAAAAACTCAAGAATCGAGGGAGGATCTCTTTCACCAGAAAGAAACCAAGTCCGACACTGGCATATACACCAGACCTTGTGACATTTTGCTGCCGCTAAAAACATAGGTTGGTTGCCACATAGTATTCCTTTTTAATGGTTAAACATTTACAGAATAACCACACAAGTCGAACTACATTCTCCTAATCAACTCCGTATACACCGCCAATGCGAAATGCCAATAAATTTTGCGACGAAATATAATCGAAACATATAAAATGAGTGAGTGGATAAAGGAAGAGAGTACTGTTGGCCATCCTCGAATGCCGGGGGAGGAGCTTCTTCAGTGTTGTAGTGAGCCAGGAGCGTGTCAAAGCAATACACCACCATCTCCTTGTTCGCCGACACCATTTTCAAGTATGATCAGTTCAATTTGACCCCCCTGAGTTGGAATTTTAGAGAATCAAACAACCTTTTTACATACCCAATTTCTGCAATCAGCCAAAGTTTACTAATTGAAGTTGTTTGAACACTTGGAATCAAAAATCTAAGTCCAATCTAGCAAGTAAACCAAAAAAGTAATCATCTTTaacacgaaatctctttattggaaaaaaaagaaaaaagaagaaaaaaaggttaCCCATTGAAGATCAGAAACTTCAAAAAAGAATGGAATGTAAATTGCTGATGGGAGCAAAGTGTTGGTTTTTTGTATAAGCGTAGAGAGATGAGAGGTACCTACCTGGAGCTTTAGTTTAGTGCTGGAGCTCGGAGACGGTAGGAAGAAGACGCAGCGCTTTCCTTTCTTTGTTTCAGATTTCGGGCTTTATTTGATGCTTTGGGCTTATTATATTCGTTTTCTTTTGGGcctgattttttcttctttttcttgattggttagtgtcttttttttttttttttttacatcgtTGGAGTTTGAATTTTAGGTAAAGTATTTCTTCTTTCAGCTTAAATCGAACTCTTATCttataatgaagaaaaatatatgaaattaacTTATTATTACCAAATATTAAAATCCTCACAAATATACATTTATACTTGTCACGAAAGTTCGGATGTTTCCCATCAGACCATCATAAAATTTAGGTATATTTTAACTAAATTTTTGAAGCGAAATATGAATGTGTCGACTTTGATCTTGTGGTGTTGATCAAGACCACCACATGCATCATTCATGATCATGTTGATGTCGGTATCATGTTGATATCATGCATGATCATGTTGTTGGTGGTTTGAGCTTGGTTGGAAGCATCTCAATCTGATAGTGAATGTCGACTTTGGTATGTGGAGATGGTCTGGCCATGTTTGACCTTTGTTACATGCATCATTCTTGATTGCAAACCAAAGCTGAATGGTGTTTTGTAGTGCTTTTGTTCTTATTTGAGAGTTCAAAACTATTTTGAGTATGAGATTCTTGAAAGAGAACGTTTTCCATCATCGGCCGACCATGAATCACAAGTCGACTACGTCGGAATCTTAACCTCAAGCTAGCtgtgtgtttgtttttttttttttttaattattgaaaGTTAAAATTCTcacaaatatattattttttataattatcaTCAAACGTTAAACATTTAACTATCGTCATTTGATTTTGTAATGTGTTGTCAATGTCTCAAATTCTGAATGATTAAAGTATTGCTTGATTATTGAAGACATTAGTAGGTCTGCGAGTTCTATAATTTTCTGAACTCTTGATCAACCAgtatttttcttagttaattaTATAGATGTAGGATAAGAATAATTCTTATTTGATTAAGCTCCCACTACCAAAATGTTAGAATAATTCTTTCATATGCCTCATTCTCCAAGGAAGATTGTATATTTAAAGAAACTAATTAAGCAAGCAATGAGAAGATTCTGCTCAGATTACGCAGCAAATCAAGAGAGCTTGCTTAACATGGACAGAAGGCTTCATTTGACAGTGACTATCAACCTCTCCTTGTTTAGTTCACCATAACTTCCTTCatttccatctcttcctccattggtGATCGGATAAGTCACACTAGGCAGCCTGGAGCCTAAGATATACAAAATAATCTGATTTAGATGTTTTTCACTGCTCAAAGTCGAGTTGTCTGTCAATCTAAACCATTGATCATCAAAATTCGTAGTTATACAAAAGTCTAGTTCATCGATCTTATCAAATATCATTACAAAtgtaatttaatttataatgTACAGTAATTCTCACGATTGAAAAATGCAgcaattatataaataaatacaaaGCTAATATATAGTATATGATGTGTTTACTTCAATGGATTTGCTTGAAATagacgttttttttttctttttcttagcaaCATTGTAGTTCTTATCTTTTTATGTTATGATTTTCAGCTGCCGAATGC contains these protein-coding regions:
- the LOC112178191 gene encoding uncharacterized protein At2g38710, which produces MVSANKEMVVYCFDTLLAHYNTEEAPPPAFEDGQHPLFVTWKKMVNGSEPRLRGCIGTLEPRGLVNGFKDYTLNSALRDRRFPPIQAKELPYLECTVSILTDYETADDYLDWEVGKHGIIIEFTDPGYGTRRNATYLPEVAAHEGWTQIEAIDSLMRKAGYTGTITESLRKRIRLTRYQSSLYTMHHSDYVSYVKASRGAATSGSKSSNQ